One Streptomyces sp. CG4 genomic window, GCAGGGATCGCTCCGCGAGGCTCCCGGCTAGGGAAGGTGCCAAATCCGTCTCATGGCGAGATGCGTCATGAGGAAGATGAGGAGAAAGGGCCTCGCCTCCATGGCTGTGCAGACAGTTGCAAGCAATTCCACCGTCGACCTCGGTCCCGCAGCGGCCCTGAGCTGTCGCGAGTGCGGGCACCGCGTCCCGCTCGGCCCGGTGTTCGCCTGCGAGGAGTGTTTCGGCCCGCTGGAGACCGCCTACGACTTCTCCGGCTACGACACCGAAGAGCTGCGCCGCCGTATCGAGGCCGGCCCGGCGAACATCTGGCGCTACGCCCCGCTGCTGCCCGTCCCCGCGGACGTGGCCGACAAGCCGAACCTGAACCCGGGCTGGACCAAGCTCGTCAAGGCCGACAACCTCGCCCACGAGCTGGGCGTCACCGGCGGCCTGTACGTGAAGGACGACTCCGGCAACCCGACGCACTCCTTCAAGGACCGCGTCGTCGCCCAGGCCCTGGAGGCCGCCCGCGCCTTCGGCTTCACCACGCTCTCCTGCTCCTCGACGGGCAACCTGGCCGGTGCCGTCGGCGCCGCCGCGGCCCGCGCCGGCTTCCGCTCCTGCGTGTTCATCCCGCACGACCTGGAGCAGGGCAAGGTCGTCATGGCCGCGGTCTACGGCGGCGAACTGGTCGGCATCGAGGGCAACTACGACGATGTGAACCGCTTCTGCTCGGAGCTGATCGGCGACTCGGCCGGCGAGGGCTGGGGCTTCGTCAACGTCAACCTGCGGCCGTACTACGCGGAGGGCTCCAAGACCCTCGCGTACGAGATCTGCGAGCAGCTCGGCTGGCGGCTGCCCGACCAGATCGTGATCCCGATCGCCTCCGGCTCCCAGCTCACGAAGATCGACAAGGGTCTGAAGGAGCTGATCGAGCTGGGTCTGGTCGAGGACAGGCCGTACAAGATCTTCGGTGCGCAGGCCGAGGGCTGCTCGCCGGTGTCGACGGCCTTCAAGGCCGGCCACGACGTCGTACGGCCCCAGAAGCCGAACACCATCGCCAAGTCCCTCGCCATCGGCAACCCGGCCGACGGCCCCTACGTCCTGGACATCGCGCGCCGCACCGGCGGTGCGGTGGAGGACGTGACGGACGAGGAAGTCGTCGACGCCATCAAGCTGCTGGCCCGCACGGAGGGCATTTTCGCCGAGACCGCGGGCGGAGTGACCGTCGGCGTGACGCGCAAGCTGATCAAGAACGGCGTCCTGGACCCGACGAAGACCACGGTCGTCCTCAACACCGGCGACGGCCTGAAGACCCTCGACGCGGTGGCCGGTACCGGCCTCACCGCCACCATTCGCCCGACCCTGGACTCCTTCCGAGAGGCTGGCCTCGCATGAGCGTGACCGTTCGCATCCCCACCATCCTGCGCACCTACACCGGCGGCCAGGCCGAGGTCGCCGCCGAGGGCGCGACCCTCGCCGAGGTCATCGAGGACCTGGAGAAGAACCACACCGGGATCGCCGCGCGCGTCCTGGACGACCAGGGCAAGCTGCGCCGGTTCGTCAACGTCTACGTCAACGACGACGACGTGCGCTTCGAGCAGGGCCTTCAAACCGCGACGCCCGACGGCGCGGGTGTCTCGATCATTCCGGCGGTGGCCGGCGGCTGATCGTTACCTTGGGTAACTAGAGTTACTCATTGTTCATCGAATTGCCTCCTCCGTGAGAGAAGCGGAGGGGGCAATTCTGCGTGATTGAGCGCGGTACAGTTGGGGAACCCGGTCGCCGCCTTCGGGTCGCGAGCCCCGGATTCATGCCGCAAGCCCGACAAGAAGTAGCCAAAGTATGCGGGTTTTATGCGGCATTTGTGATGTTTGCGTGGCCCGACTTGCCCCGAAGTCGGGCGAATTCTCACCACATTCCGGACCGTTCCCGTCCAGAATTCTCGTCCGATTGACCTGTTGCAGACGGCAGTTGGGCAGATACATTCAGCCGCGGTCGACGCGTTCCGGCGCACGCCCCCGACCGATTTGGGGGGTGAGGTCTGACCCGGGTCCGCGAAGTGTGGATCTGTGCAAGGGCCAGTAATAGGGGAGTTAGGCATGGCTCAGGGCACCGTCAAGTGGTTCAACGCGGAGAAGGGGTACGGCTTCATCGCGGTCGACGGTGGTGCGGATGTTTTCGTCCACTACAGTGCGATCCAGATGGACGGTTACCGCACCCTGGAAGAGGGGCAGCGGGTCGACTTCGAGATCTCGCAGGGCCAGAAGGGTCCGCAGGCGGACATGGTCAAGCTGGCGACCAGCTGAAGCACGCGTCGGCTGACAGCGACGTTCTTCTGTTCGACTTCGAAGGGTCCGTACCTCCTGGGGTGCGGGCCCTTCGGCATGCCCGGCGCCCCCTGTTCGCGCGCGGCTGAGCGAGGTCCCCGGCAGGCGCTGGGCGCTTGCACTCGGGGGTGCCGAGTGCTAATCATTGGCGTTAGCACTCTGAAGGTGAGAGTGACAAAGAAGGACCGGGTCGGTGAGGCCCGCAGGCCACGTGGGGCAGGGAACCACAGGCCGGCGAGCCGTCCGTCGCGGGCGCGGGCGCGGTCCGAAGGAATCACCCCCAGTCCTGGAGGGACCACTTCACATGGCCAAGATCATCGCGTTCGACGAGGAGGCGCGGCGCGGCCTCGAGCGCGGCATGAACCAGCTCGCGGACGCCGTGAAGGTGACGCTCGGCCCCAAGGGTCGCAACGTCGTCCTCGAGAAGAAGTGGGGCGCCCCCACGATCACCAACGATGGTGTCTCCATCGCCAAGGAGATCGAGCTCGAGGACCCGTACGAGAAGATCGGCGCCGAGCTGGTCAAGGAAGTCGCGAAGAAGACGGACGACGTCGCCGGTGACGGCACGACGACCGCGACCGTCCTGGCCCAGGCCCTGGTCAAGGA contains:
- the thrC gene encoding threonine synthase; this translates as MAVQTVASNSTVDLGPAAALSCRECGHRVPLGPVFACEECFGPLETAYDFSGYDTEELRRRIEAGPANIWRYAPLLPVPADVADKPNLNPGWTKLVKADNLAHELGVTGGLYVKDDSGNPTHSFKDRVVAQALEAARAFGFTTLSCSSTGNLAGAVGAAAARAGFRSCVFIPHDLEQGKVVMAAVYGGELVGIEGNYDDVNRFCSELIGDSAGEGWGFVNVNLRPYYAEGSKTLAYEICEQLGWRLPDQIVIPIASGSQLTKIDKGLKELIELGLVEDRPYKIFGAQAEGCSPVSTAFKAGHDVVRPQKPNTIAKSLAIGNPADGPYVLDIARRTGGAVEDVTDEEVVDAIKLLARTEGIFAETAGGVTVGVTRKLIKNGVLDPTKTTVVLNTGDGLKTLDAVAGTGLTATIRPTLDSFREAGLA
- a CDS encoding MoaD/ThiS family protein, encoding MSVTVRIPTILRTYTGGQAEVAAEGATLAEVIEDLEKNHTGIAARVLDDQGKLRRFVNVYVNDDDVRFEQGLQTATPDGAGVSIIPAVAGG
- a CDS encoding cold-shock protein, whose protein sequence is MAQGTVKWFNAEKGYGFIAVDGGADVFVHYSAIQMDGYRTLEEGQRVDFEISQGQKGPQADMVKLATS